In Paraflavitalea devenefica, the following are encoded in one genomic region:
- a CDS encoding aminopeptidase P family protein — protein sequence MHFTLFDTAVYKSRRQALLQNMGSGLIVLMGNEESSMNYKDNWYPFRQDSTFLYYFGLDVAGLAAVLDAESGEIVIFGNELSIDDIVWTGPLPSVKEMAATVGVSTTAPYADIATWIRKALFAGRTVHILPPYRPENRIKLAEWMQIPVQDVDSRVSLKLVKAVIRQRVIKEAVEVAEIEKAVSISADMHLAGIQYARPGMKEYEVAAKVQEVAFAAGGRLSYPIICTVNGETLHNHYYGNTIREGQMLLLDAGAENDLHYAGDLTRTFPVGKRFTTQQKEIYNTVLNALDHAISLLKPGIRFRDVHAGACEKLVEGLTAIGIMKGNAAEAVAAGAHTLFFQCGLGHMMGMDVHDMEDLGEQYVGYSDDLQKSKEFGWKSLRLGRAVEPGYVLTIEPGVYIIPSLIDQWMAEKKHTNFINYTVLESYRNFSGIRVEDNFLVTADGNRKLGKFLPKSAEEIEALRNC from the coding sequence ATGCATTTTACATTATTCGATACCGCAGTATACAAAAGCAGGCGACAGGCGTTGCTGCAAAATATGGGATCTGGCCTTATTGTGTTGATGGGTAATGAAGAGAGCAGCATGAATTATAAGGACAACTGGTACCCATTCAGACAGGACAGCACATTTCTATATTATTTCGGGCTGGATGTGGCCGGACTGGCGGCTGTATTGGATGCAGAAAGCGGGGAGATCGTAATTTTCGGCAATGAGCTAAGTATTGATGATATCGTATGGACAGGCCCGCTGCCTTCGGTGAAGGAAATGGCAGCTACGGTAGGCGTTTCCACTACCGCTCCTTACGCTGATATAGCCACCTGGATACGCAAGGCACTTTTTGCCGGGCGCACCGTGCATATTTTACCACCTTACCGCCCGGAAAACCGGATCAAACTGGCCGAATGGATGCAGATCCCTGTGCAGGATGTGGACAGCCGGGTATCCCTGAAGCTGGTCAAGGCAGTGATACGCCAACGGGTTATTAAAGAAGCGGTAGAAGTGGCCGAGATAGAGAAGGCCGTTTCTATCAGCGCCGATATGCACCTGGCAGGCATACAATATGCCCGGCCGGGAATGAAAGAGTATGAGGTAGCCGCGAAAGTGCAGGAGGTAGCTTTTGCTGCGGGTGGAAGGCTCTCCTATCCTATCATCTGCACGGTAAATGGAGAAACCCTGCACAATCATTATTACGGCAATACGATCCGGGAAGGGCAAATGTTGTTATTGGATGCAGGCGCAGAAAATGACCTGCATTATGCCGGCGACCTCACCCGCACTTTTCCTGTAGGCAAGCGATTTACGACGCAGCAAAAAGAGATATACAATACAGTATTGAATGCCCTGGATCATGCCATCAGCTTACTGAAGCCGGGCATTCGTTTTCGTGATGTACATGCAGGCGCCTGCGAGAAACTGGTAGAAGGGCTCACGGCTATCGGCATTATGAAAGGCAATGCAGCAGAAGCCGTAGCAGCCGGGGCACATACCTTGTTTTTCCAGTGCGGGCTGGGTCATATGATGGGTATGGACGTGCATGATATGGAAGACCTGGGCGAGCAGTATGTTGGTTACTCCGACGACCTACAAAAGAGCAAAGAATTTGGCTGGAAGTCGCTGAGGCTGGGACGTGCAGTGGAGCCAGGGTACGTGCTCACTATTGAGCCCGGAGTCTATATTATTCCTTCCCTCATAGACCAATGGATGGCAGAAAAGAAACATACCAACTTCATTAATTATACGGTGCTCGAAAGCTACCGTAATTTCAGTGGCATCCGGGTAGAAGATAATTTCCTGGTAACGGCCGATGGCAATCGCAAGCTGGGGAAATTCCTGCCAAAGTCGGCAGAAGAAATTGAAGCACTCAGGAATTGCTGA
- a CDS encoding acyltransferase family protein, whose protein sequence is MKYIKQLDSLRAIAVLLVIVSHWLPASNIINRFTPNGAIGVTIFFVLSGFLISKILFDNKNHVNYGISKGTILKNFYVRRSLRIFPIYYLTIFILLAFNTATDTHIKSAFIFYATYASNFYFLHTDAWDGMLSHLWSLAVEEQFYLLWPWIILFINKKYLPHVIGGFILTGLISSFLLRGIRLGYVLPFTCFDAFGLGALLAWQVSYGLVSLKRFYQILSLCAGVSTILFLWHLASNKTIYFPERTIISIISLWLITYIVINADSNKPLFKFVWDNRILIFLGKISYGLYLYHNLIPTLNSKVINVYINPLLPDILFKRYWGELFLAENTILLIFISWLSFVFIEKKFLFLKKYFEYKETKNTAEANSTISLSLVSQSAPDSTKD, encoded by the coding sequence ATGAAATATATAAAACAATTAGACAGCCTGAGAGCAATTGCGGTTCTTTTGGTAATCGTCAGTCATTGGTTACCTGCATCAAATATTATTAATCGTTTCACGCCCAATGGAGCAATAGGTGTCACCATCTTCTTCGTCTTAAGCGGTTTCTTGATATCGAAAATATTATTTGATAATAAAAACCATGTTAATTATGGCATTTCAAAAGGAACAATACTAAAAAACTTTTATGTACGAAGATCACTTCGAATTTTTCCCATTTATTATTTAACGATTTTTATTCTGCTGGCTTTTAATACAGCAACGGACACACATATTAAATCGGCTTTTATATTTTATGCCACCTATGCTTCTAATTTTTATTTTTTACATACGGATGCCTGGGATGGGATGCTTTCTCATTTATGGTCATTAGCTGTTGAAGAACAGTTTTACCTTTTGTGGCCCTGGATCATTTTATTTATAAATAAAAAGTATCTCCCGCATGTAATAGGCGGTTTCATCTTAACTGGTTTGATCAGTAGTTTTCTATTGAGGGGAATACGCCTGGGTTACGTGCTACCCTTTACTTGTTTTGATGCTTTCGGTCTTGGTGCATTATTAGCATGGCAGGTTAGTTATGGCTTGGTATCCTTAAAAAGATTTTACCAAATTTTATCACTTTGCGCTGGAGTTTCGACTATACTTTTCCTTTGGCATTTAGCGTCGAACAAAACAATATATTTTCCCGAAAGAACTATTATTTCAATTATTTCTTTATGGCTTATCACTTATATTGTTATTAATGCTGACAGCAATAAACCTTTATTCAAATTTGTCTGGGATAATAGGATTTTAATTTTTCTGGGCAAAATAAGCTACGGACTTTATTTATACCACAACCTGATACCAACCCTCAATTCAAAAGTTATTAATGTATATATCAATCCTTTGTTGCCCGACATCTTATTTAAAAGATATTGGGGTGAACTATTTTTAGCTGAAAATACAATCTTACTGATCTTTATTTCCTGGCTCTCTTTCGTCTTTATTGAAAAAAAGTTCCTATTTCTAAAAAAATATTTCGAGTATAAGGAAACTAAAAATACGGCAGAGGCCAACTCAACAATCTCACTAAGCCTTGTATCTCAAAGCGCTCCGGATAGCACAAAGGACTGA
- a CDS encoding KpsF/GutQ family sugar-phosphate isomerase: MSVASTIDIKSVAIRTITREAEAIASLRPMINDDFEKAVRAILETRGRLVISGIGKSAIIAQKIVATLNSTGTPAIFLHAADAIHGDLGMIQQNDVVLIISKSGESPEIKVLVPLVRNFGNTLIAMVGNIDAYLARQADIILNTTVSQEACPNNLAPTSSTTAQLVMGDALAVVLMELKGFGSDDFARFHPGGTLGKKLYLHVSDLYVNNECPKVLSTATLKQVIVEISKKRLGATAVVDTNDELLGVITDGDLRRMLEKSITLELDNIKATDIMTKNPKTIEADALAVEALDLLRQYDITQLVVTTGSTYLGIIHLHDLVREGLI; the protein is encoded by the coding sequence ATGTCTGTAGCATCTACCATTGATATTAAATCAGTTGCGATCAGGACCATCACCCGGGAAGCCGAAGCCATAGCCTCCCTCCGGCCGATGATCAATGATGATTTTGAAAAAGCCGTCCGGGCCATCCTTGAAACCAGGGGCCGCCTTGTTATAAGCGGCATTGGCAAAAGCGCCATCATTGCTCAAAAGATCGTGGCCACCCTCAATTCCACTGGAACGCCGGCCATTTTTTTACATGCTGCCGATGCGATCCATGGCGATCTAGGGATGATTCAGCAAAATGACGTCGTGCTTATCATCAGCAAGAGTGGCGAAAGTCCGGAGATCAAAGTGCTGGTACCTCTTGTCAGGAACTTTGGCAATACCCTCATCGCCATGGTAGGGAATATAGATGCTTACCTGGCCAGACAGGCCGATATCATACTAAATACCACTGTTTCCCAGGAGGCATGCCCCAATAACCTGGCGCCTACCTCCAGTACCACGGCACAACTGGTGATGGGTGATGCGCTGGCAGTAGTATTGATGGAGCTCAAAGGTTTCGGCTCCGATGACTTTGCCCGCTTTCATCCGGGGGGCACACTGGGCAAGAAACTATACCTGCATGTATCCGATCTGTATGTAAACAATGAATGCCCCAAAGTATTATCTACAGCAACGTTGAAGCAGGTGATCGTAGAGATATCTAAAAAAAGATTAGGCGCTACTGCCGTTGTTGATACGAATGATGAACTGCTTGGCGTTATTACGGACGGTGACCTGCGCCGTATGCTGGAGAAAAGCATTACCCTGGAGCTGGATAATATAAAGGCGACAGACATTATGACGAAGAACCCGAAAACCATAGAGGCAGATGCATTGGCCGTGGAAGCACTGGACCTCTTGCGTCAATATGATATCACACAATTGGTGGTAACCACAGGCTCCACCTATCTTGGCATAATACATTTGCACGATCTCGTAAGAGAAGGACTCATTTAG
- a CDS encoding TylF/MycF/NovP-related O-methyltransferase has protein sequence MIKTLAKGINFLLGHSLQKRKLFIGSSLDYLQRERELDKNYLDYVRLASLELISFEINNKKLEGNVAELGVYKGKFARYINQYFPGRTLYLFDTFEGFNKADVAKEKQYNFSGGDQNFSDTSVEVVLKQMPYPAQCKPFKGFFPESAKGIEDKFVFVSLDADLYDPLYAGLNFFYPKLVQGGYIFVHDFNNESYKGARKAVETFCKEQHINYLPLPDSGGSAVIMK, from the coding sequence ATGATAAAGACACTGGCTAAGGGAATTAATTTTTTATTGGGTCATAGCTTACAAAAAAGAAAGTTGTTTATTGGAAGTTCTCTCGACTATTTACAAAGGGAAAGGGAATTGGATAAAAATTACTTGGACTATGTCAGGCTTGCTTCCCTTGAATTAATCAGCTTTGAAATAAACAACAAAAAACTTGAAGGGAACGTGGCTGAGTTGGGAGTGTACAAGGGGAAATTTGCCAGGTATATCAACCAGTACTTTCCTGGCAGAACACTTTACCTCTTTGATACTTTTGAAGGATTCAATAAGGCTGATGTGGCAAAAGAAAAGCAATACAATTTTTCCGGCGGCGATCAGAACTTCTCCGATACTTCTGTGGAAGTTGTATTAAAACAAATGCCCTACCCCGCTCAATGCAAACCTTTTAAGGGGTTTTTCCCTGAATCCGCCAAAGGGATAGAGGATAAATTTGTTTTTGTAAGTCTCGATGCCGATCTCTATGATCCTTTATACGCCGGGTTGAATTTCTTCTATCCAAAACTGGTGCAGGGCGGGTATATTTTTGTGCATGACTTTAATAATGAAAGCTACAAAGGAGCCAGGAAAGCCGTGGAAACTTTTTGTAAGGAACAGCACATCAACTACCTGCCATTACCCGATTCTGGCGGTTCTGCGGTGATCATGAAATAA
- a CDS encoding mannose-1-phosphate guanylyltransferase, whose product MTKSQIPAMGSGKHHYVAIMAGGIGSRFWPMSRTNYPKQFLDILNTGKTLIQATYDRFAAFIPKENIYVVTSNEYINIVKHQLPELPLQNILGEPSRKNTAPCIAYISFKLQQLDPQASLIVAPSDHLILDPVAFNKVCLEALSFVNKHNAFITLGIKPTYPNTGYGYIQYEQHAVTDNVYKVKTFTEKPNLELAKTFLASGEFLWNAGIFVWQVKNIISAFEKYLPEMYDVFAAEKDKFNTTQEIAALNNIYPLCTNISIDFGIMEKADNVYLIPSSFGWSDLGTWNSAYENLEKDYLGNAVAGDQVMVFDAHNNMVHAKDDRLVLLQGLEGFIVVDTKDVLLICKKDKEQEIKEYVAEVKRNKGDKFL is encoded by the coding sequence ATGACAAAATCACAAATTCCTGCAATGGGCAGCGGTAAACATCACTATGTGGCAATTATGGCAGGAGGTATCGGCAGCCGTTTCTGGCCGATGAGCCGGACCAACTATCCCAAGCAATTCCTGGACATTCTGAATACCGGCAAAACGCTCATTCAAGCTACCTACGACCGCTTTGCTGCTTTCATTCCCAAAGAGAACATCTATGTTGTTACGTCCAATGAATACATCAACATTGTAAAGCACCAATTGCCGGAGTTACCCCTGCAGAACATCCTGGGCGAGCCTTCCCGGAAAAATACAGCTCCCTGTATTGCCTATATATCCTTCAAGCTTCAGCAGCTTGACCCGCAGGCTTCCCTCATTGTAGCGCCATCAGACCACCTCATCCTGGACCCGGTTGCTTTCAATAAAGTATGCCTGGAAGCATTGAGTTTTGTCAATAAACACAATGCCTTTATTACACTCGGCATCAAACCTACTTATCCCAATACAGGGTATGGCTATATCCAATACGAGCAGCATGCCGTAACGGATAATGTGTATAAAGTGAAAACTTTTACCGAAAAGCCCAATCTCGAACTGGCCAAGACTTTCCTGGCCAGCGGGGAATTCCTCTGGAATGCCGGCATCTTCGTATGGCAGGTCAAGAATATCATATCTGCCTTCGAAAAGTACCTGCCGGAAATGTATGATGTCTTTGCTGCAGAAAAAGATAAGTTTAATACCACCCAGGAAATAGCCGCACTTAATAATATATATCCGCTTTGTACCAATATTTCCATTGACTTTGGTATCATGGAAAAGGCAGACAATGTATACCTCATCCCTTCCTCATTCGGCTGGAGTGATCTCGGAACCTGGAATAGCGCCTATGAAAACCTGGAGAAAGATTATCTCGGCAATGCCGTAGCCGGCGACCAGGTAATGGTATTTGATGCCCATAATAATATGGTGCATGCCAAAGACGACAGGCTGGTACTGTTGCAGGGACTGGAAGGCTTCATTGTGGTGGATACCAAAGACGTGCTCCTCATCTGTAAGAAAGACAAAGAGCAGGAAATTAAAGAATACGTGGCCGAAGTAAAAAGGAACAAAGGCGATAAATTCCTGTAA
- a CDS encoding DUF3300 domain-containing protein, producing MKAFYTFLCVLGGTFLSGFSVSAQDAWPKTVTTAQGTVIKLHQWQPESFSGNTLQAKAAISVLESGKTDPVFGMTWIKATTSSNGSRVEVQQAHIESIKLPGEESNDKLDEYAEALEQYIGQGGIGFAQSDLQSSLNLNTQQTQLSQQISNTPPKVLYSNTPSILVLIDGAPKLQRNSEWGVNAVVNTPFTIVKNNDGKFYLYGGKHWYTATSATGPYSLTTHVTSNMERIAQQVNDASKDDGTQKETDENKMYKIVVSTEPAELIQSSGEANFAPVAGTELLYVSNSEDDIFMDTQSQQYYVLISGRWYKSKTLSGQWQFVASDKLPQDFARIQEGSPKDNVLASVAGTEASQEALQEAEIPQTAKVDRQQAKADVIYDGDPQFEDIDGTDMDYAVNTSASVIRWRGRYYSVDNGIWFESYSASGPWMVAIVRPAMVALIPPRYPVYNMKYVYIYDVTPDYVWMGYTPGYLNTYIYGPTIVYGTGYYYRPWYGHYYFPRPYTWGFNIRYNPWFGWGFGFNYSAGWFHASVGFDRPWGYGYGGWWGPQIYRPSYCYSPYRTHGGYYGGGYYSNGYRSRTQVNIVQINRTNNIYNYRGGRGVVTRDNQRMVVPNNRGGREFNRQGYANRNYNNSNGNRSGRFDNNNGRQGNDIRPGAGNNGSRIYRRPENSNRDNNNRFGNNNNSNRPRPADNNGTQRPNREYRPIDNNRGGDGNRTPGAITQPRTRERVIRDNNGGSRDDNRWNNRNNNPAPVNREPRVIQPRNNNDNRQWQNRPGGAERPGRVIQPQQPQQRQVMPAPQQRPPSQPGSFERRDNGGGNRGGGNPGGSSRPSRGGNGEHNGGGERPGRRG from the coding sequence ATGAAAGCATTCTATACCTTCTTATGCGTGCTGGGCGGTACTTTCCTGTCCGGCTTTTCTGTCTCAGCGCAGGACGCATGGCCTAAAACCGTGACTACGGCGCAGGGTACGGTGATCAAATTGCATCAGTGGCAACCGGAGTCTTTTTCTGGTAATACCCTACAAGCCAAAGCTGCTATTTCTGTATTGGAGAGCGGTAAAACAGACCCTGTTTTTGGTATGACCTGGATCAAAGCCACTACCAGCAGCAATGGGAGCCGGGTAGAGGTGCAGCAGGCACATATAGAAAGTATTAAGCTACCGGGCGAAGAGAGCAACGACAAGCTGGATGAATACGCTGAAGCCCTGGAACAATATATCGGGCAGGGAGGTATTGGTTTTGCGCAGAGCGACTTACAATCATCCCTGAACCTGAATACCCAACAAACCCAACTTTCTCAACAGATCAGCAATACGCCTCCCAAAGTATTGTACAGCAATACCCCCTCTATATTGGTATTAATTGATGGCGCCCCAAAATTACAGCGCAACAGTGAATGGGGGGTAAATGCGGTGGTAAATACGCCTTTTACCATTGTTAAAAATAACGATGGCAAGTTTTACCTCTATGGTGGTAAACATTGGTATACGGCAACTTCCGCTACAGGCCCTTATAGCTTAACTACACATGTTACATCTAATATGGAGCGCATTGCCCAGCAGGTAAATGACGCCAGCAAGGATGACGGTACACAGAAAGAAACCGATGAAAACAAGATGTACAAAATAGTAGTAAGCACGGAACCTGCCGAGCTGATCCAATCCAGTGGAGAAGCAAATTTTGCACCGGTAGCAGGAACAGAGCTACTCTATGTGTCCAATTCTGAGGATGATATTTTCATGGATACACAATCACAGCAGTATTATGTGCTGATCTCAGGTCGCTGGTATAAATCCAAAACCCTGAGTGGCCAATGGCAATTTGTAGCTTCGGATAAACTGCCGCAAGACTTTGCCCGTATCCAGGAGGGTTCACCCAAAGACAATGTATTGGCCAGTGTGGCAGGTACTGAAGCGTCACAGGAAGCCCTGCAGGAAGCTGAGATTCCCCAGACAGCCAAGGTAGACAGGCAACAGGCCAAAGCCGATGTAATATATGATGGTGACCCGCAGTTTGAAGATATTGATGGTACTGATATGGATTATGCGGTGAATACGTCTGCTTCTGTGATCCGCTGGAGAGGCCGCTATTATTCTGTAGACAACGGTATCTGGTTTGAATCCTATAGCGCTTCAGGCCCTTGGATGGTAGCTATTGTAAGACCTGCTATGGTGGCCCTGATTCCTCCCCGTTATCCTGTATACAACATGAAATATGTGTACATCTATGATGTAACACCCGATTATGTGTGGATGGGTTATACTCCCGGATACCTGAATACCTATATCTATGGACCTACTATTGTATATGGTACCGGTTATTATTACAGGCCCTGGTATGGACATTATTATTTCCCCCGTCCTTATACCTGGGGTTTCAACATACGTTACAACCCGTGGTTTGGCTGGGGCTTCGGTTTTAATTACAGCGCCGGCTGGTTCCATGCCAGCGTAGGTTTTGACAGGCCCTGGGGTTATGGCTATGGCGGCTGGTGGGGTCCACAGATTTATCGCCCCTCCTACTGTTATTCACCTTATCGCACCCACGGTGGTTATTATGGCGGTGGATACTACAGCAACGGGTACCGTAGCCGCACACAGGTAAACATTGTGCAGATCAACCGTACCAATAATATTTATAATTATCGTGGCGGCCGTGGTGTAGTAACAAGGGATAATCAGCGTATGGTGGTACCCAATAACAGGGGGGGACGTGAATTTAACAGGCAGGGTTATGCCAACAGGAATTACAACAACAGCAATGGCAACCGTAGCGGTCGCTTTGACAATAACAACGGCCGTCAGGGCAACGACATCCGCCCAGGTGCAGGCAATAATGGCAGCAGGATATACAGGCGCCCCGAAAACAGCAACCGCGATAACAACAATCGTTTTGGCAATAATAACAACAGCAACAGGCCGCGCCCCGCTGATAATAATGGCACACAGCGCCCCAACCGTGAGTATAGACCAATAGATAATAACCGCGGCGGTGATGGCAACAGAACTCCCGGCGCCATTACACAACCCCGCACCCGGGAGCGTGTAATACGGGATAATAATGGAGGTTCACGGGATGATAACCGCTGGAACAACCGGAATAATAATCCAGCACCAGTTAACCGCGAACCACGGGTAATTCAGCCGCGCAATAATAACGATAACCGTCAGTGGCAAAACAGGCCTGGAGGTGCTGAACGCCCTGGCCGTGTAATACAGCCTCAACAACCTCAACAGCGACAGGTAATGCCTGCTCCTCAACAAAGACCACCATCTCAACCGGGAAGCTTTGAACGCCGGGATAATGGTGGTGGCAACCGCGGAGGCGGCAATCCCGGAGGTAGTTCCAGGCCTTCAAGAGGTGGAAACGGTGAACATAACGGTGGTGGAGAAAGGCCTGGCAGAAGAGGATAA
- the recQ gene encoding DNA helicase RecQ gives MGTTTKKTATKTEKRSKNGAVSKKAGTTKSNGSITSSYLQEALQEHFGFNGFKGNQEAIIKSLLGGKDTFVIKPTGGGKSLCYQLPAMISEGVAIIVSPLIALMKNQVDLVRSYSSKDDVAHFLNSTLSKKEIREVQDDLTSGRTKMLYVAPETLTKQENLEFFADLKISFFAVDEAHCISEWGHDFRPEYRRLREMMTQINPDIPVIALTATATPKVQSDIIKNLDLRDPAIYISSFNRPNLYYEIQPKIKKDQTIKNIVRFIVQMKGKSGIVYTLNRKTTEELADMLMANGIKAVAYHAGLDSKLRAERQDLFLNEEVQVIVATIAFGMGIDKPDIRFVIHYNIPKSIENYYQETGRAGRDGLEGKCILYYSHKDVAKLEHLMRDKPLSEREVGAQLINETVAYAESGVCRRKVLMSYFGEEYTDKNCGECDNCLHPKEEVEAKDNAVKVLKTVKALDERFATDYTVNIIIGRLTPNISMFRHEGIAEFGIGKDEPDHYWSTLIRQLLLAGLLSKEIEDYGVLKITKAGEAFAKKPKSFKIVLNNLYEEANADDDEGAESPSGTAATDEKLFEMLKELRQKEAKKKALPPFVIFLETSLQDMATLYPTNMQELEKCSGVSKGKALRYGKPFIEMIAKYVEDNNIERPDDFVMKSVVNKSGNKVYIIQQTDKKIPLETIARNKSWRMDEMLEEMETIAASGTKLNLDYAIDEMLDDHEQDEILEYFKGCETSSLQVAAEELSDGNYNWEQLKIMRIKFLAQYGM, from the coding sequence ATGGGAACAACAACCAAGAAAACGGCAACGAAGACAGAGAAAAGATCTAAAAACGGCGCTGTTAGTAAAAAAGCCGGGACCACCAAGTCCAATGGCAGCATTACCAGTTCTTATCTGCAGGAAGCATTGCAGGAACATTTTGGCTTCAACGGTTTTAAAGGCAACCAGGAAGCTATCATTAAAAGTTTATTGGGTGGCAAGGATACATTTGTGATCAAACCCACCGGCGGCGGTAAAAGCTTATGCTACCAGTTGCCCGCTATGATCAGTGAAGGGGTGGCCATTATTGTAAGCCCGCTGATCGCCCTCATGAAAAACCAGGTAGACCTGGTACGCAGCTATAGCAGCAAGGACGATGTAGCACACTTTCTCAACTCCACATTAAGCAAAAAAGAAATTAGGGAAGTACAGGATGACCTGACAAGCGGACGCACAAAGATGTTGTACGTGGCACCTGAAACCCTGACCAAACAGGAGAACCTGGAGTTTTTTGCTGATCTGAAGATATCTTTTTTCGCTGTTGATGAAGCCCACTGTATTTCTGAATGGGGGCACGATTTCCGCCCGGAATACCGGCGCCTGCGGGAGATGATGACCCAGATTAATCCGGACATACCGGTCATTGCGCTCACCGCTACCGCTACCCCAAAAGTACAGAGCGATATTATCAAGAACTTAGACCTGCGCGATCCTGCCATTTATATTTCTTCTTTTAACCGTCCGAACCTTTATTACGAGATCCAACCCAAGATCAAGAAGGATCAGACAATCAAGAATATTGTACGTTTTATTGTACAGATGAAGGGTAAAAGCGGTATTGTTTATACGCTGAACCGTAAAACAACAGAAGAGCTGGCCGATATGCTGATGGCCAATGGCATTAAAGCAGTGGCCTATCACGCGGGACTGGACAGCAAGCTGCGTGCGGAGCGCCAGGACCTGTTCCTGAATGAAGAAGTGCAGGTGATTGTAGCTACCATTGCGTTTGGTATGGGTATTGACAAACCGGATATCCGTTTTGTGATCCATTATAATATTCCCAAGAGCATTGAAAATTATTACCAGGAAACCGGTCGCGCCGGACGTGATGGCCTGGAAGGCAAGTGTATCCTGTATTATTCCCACAAGGATGTAGCCAAGCTGGAACACCTGATGCGGGATAAACCTTTGAGTGAACGCGAGGTGGGCGCCCAGTTGATCAATGAAACCGTAGCTTATGCCGAAAGCGGGGTATGCCGCCGGAAGGTGCTGATGAGTTATTTTGGAGAAGAGTATACGGATAAGAATTGCGGGGAGTGCGATAACTGCCTGCATCCCAAAGAAGAGGTAGAGGCCAAAGACAATGCTGTGAAGGTATTGAAGACCGTAAAAGCGCTGGATGAGCGTTTTGCTACTGATTATACCGTTAATATTATTATAGGCCGACTTACACCCAATATCAGCATGTTCCGCCATGAGGGTATTGCAGAATTTGGTATTGGCAAGGATGAGCCGGATCATTACTGGAGTACCTTGATCCGTCAGTTATTGCTGGCAGGTCTGCTGAGCAAGGAAATTGAGGATTATGGTGTACTGAAAATTACCAAAGCAGGTGAAGCATTTGCAAAGAAGCCGAAATCATTCAAGATCGTCCTGAATAACCTCTATGAAGAGGCGAATGCAGATGATGATGAAGGGGCCGAAAGCCCGTCGGGCACTGCCGCTACTGATGAGAAGCTGTTTGAGATGCTGAAAGAACTGCGCCAGAAAGAAGCCAAGAAAAAAGCATTACCGCCTTTTGTGATCTTCCTGGAAACTTCTTTGCAGGACATGGCCACTTTGTATCCTACCAACATGCAGGAGCTGGAAAAATGTTCCGGCGTGAGTAAGGGCAAGGCATTGCGCTATGGCAAACCTTTTATAGAGATGATTGCCAAGTATGTGGAGGATAACAATATTGAGCGGCCGGATGATTTTGTGATGAAGAGCGTGGTGAATAAGAGCGGCAATAAGGTATATATCATACAGCAAACCGATAAGAAGATCCCGCTGGAGACCATTGCCCGCAATAAAAGCTGGCGCATGGATGAGATGTTGGAAGAAATGGAGACCATTGCAGCGAGTGGCACGAAACTGAACCTGGATTATGCCATTGATGAAATGCTGGATGACCATGAGCAAGACGAAATCCTGGAATACTTTAAAGGCTGCGAAACATCCTCTTTACAGGTTGCGGCAGAAGAATTGAGCGATGGCAATTACAACTGGGAGCAGTTGAAGATCATGCGTATCAAGTTCCTGGCGCAGTACGGTATGTAA
- a CDS encoding 3'-5' exonuclease yields the protein MLAALNNILFLDIETVSQYATWEEVPEEWKELWGLKAAYLIRNKEEETFETIYNRAAIYAEFGKIVCISCGIIHGNGESKKLVLKSFTGHNEKELLQQFTDMLRRWATDNHKYLCAHNGKEFDFPYLCRRLIINGLSIPPLLHISGKKPWEIAHLDTMELWKFGDYKNYTSLNLLAHTLGIPTPKDDMDGKMVGEVYWKENNLERIATYCQKDVVTAAQVYLRFNGESLIKPELIEIK from the coding sequence ATGCTTGCAGCCTTAAATAACATTCTGTTTCTCGACATCGAAACCGTTTCTCAATACGCTACCTGGGAAGAAGTGCCGGAGGAGTGGAAAGAATTGTGGGGCCTCAAAGCAGCGTACCTTATACGCAATAAGGAAGAAGAAACCTTTGAAACCATCTACAACCGCGCAGCTATTTATGCTGAATTCGGCAAGATTGTTTGCATCAGTTGCGGTATCATACACGGTAACGGGGAATCAAAAAAACTGGTACTAAAATCTTTCACTGGCCATAATGAAAAGGAATTGTTGCAGCAGTTTACCGATATGTTGCGGCGATGGGCTACAGACAATCATAAATACCTCTGCGCCCATAATGGCAAAGAGTTCGACTTTCCCTATCTCTGCCGCCGCCTTATCATTAACGGATTAAGTATTCCGCCCCTGTTGCACATCAGCGGCAAAAAACCCTGGGAAATAGCCCATCTCGATACCATGGAATTATGGAAATTTGGTGATTATAAAAACTATACCTCGCTCAACCTGCTCGCTCATACCCTCGGTATTCCTACACCTAAAGACGATATGGATGGCAAAATGGTAGGGGAGGTATACTGGAAAGAAAATAACCTGGAGCGAATTGCTACCTATTGCCAGAAAGACGTAGTGACTGCAGCCCAGGTCTATCTCCGGTTCAATGGCGAAAGCCTTATAAAGCCGGAGCTGATTGAGATTAAATAA